From Cellulomonas dongxiuzhuiae, the proteins below share one genomic window:
- a CDS encoding LPXTG cell wall anchor domain-containing protein: MSRQNQLLAHEKRRERLRRLLVLLTGLLLAATGVLAPVGEVAGAPRFDIRCDELIDGIDGIAGDDDLPGGKNVPAGHKERIPDYTYENASEAFRDRAAPTQAELDALQGDYRDFPAGSEDRMLRRWKVYEGPWDWERWRNTYIPNQANDARGDGFHRNVGRRLQLGGPEWMCEDTKLWNEKQLGYERRYDSVNRTKQLAMELKSGGSPLKLEQLRADQALMRGSGWKVYYVFSQEPLRGQVRLMDQHGIRYVVLESTARLQNPPAKPANTSLNPDPNKPTGGAAKDLAARSGRTAADAREARRLADDFDDDQRRQGFGARRPGGIDWTSLELHYVSDDPQTKDFGYAFSAAELPDDGEAEPGFGGEAALDLSSDALFTWLALDQSQFWVNLNPDSPESIIDPQFATTDAGRVLLQADLRFKETQYEYMDPETEHGKAFWDSMERTSEGLICHGSYRMWVEPKPATVREDGDQLYILDAPLAARYEPMDIDWRPPGQEEDFCEDAPQDIVDRNTRRIADTFAPLLEQRVNSAPEYADLRRVYTSRVAAQWLEERDAERPGAFHDVIGSGDVSPWPARTAWDPQDVFDEYVQQLSTPLFRYEWTFGDIEYWMDIVGGVTLPDTPREAMPAEQFQQEHPTLPTTVQSSVHDAVSVPLAAPAGNALGTFAEDTESMAWLGGGPIVQLAPEPTDPPDPGPTDPGPTDPGPTDPGPTDPGPTDPGPGPGDPGTPPGGRADGPAGPRGGSPREVVAWGGGTLPRTGFSEPWIVPTALGLILAGGALLVLRHRWTRRP, encoded by the coding sequence GTGTCACGCCAGAACCAGCTGCTCGCGCACGAGAAGCGTCGAGAGCGGCTCCGCCGCCTGCTCGTCCTCCTCACCGGACTCCTGCTCGCCGCCACGGGCGTGCTCGCGCCCGTCGGCGAGGTGGCGGGCGCGCCCCGCTTCGACATCCGGTGCGACGAGCTGATCGACGGCATCGACGGCATCGCGGGGGACGACGACCTGCCCGGCGGCAAGAACGTCCCGGCCGGGCACAAGGAGAGGATCCCCGACTACACCTACGAGAACGCCTCCGAGGCGTTCCGGGACCGTGCGGCACCCACGCAGGCGGAGCTCGACGCGCTGCAGGGCGACTACAGGGACTTCCCTGCCGGGTCCGAGGACCGCATGCTCCGTCGCTGGAAGGTGTACGAGGGCCCGTGGGACTGGGAGCGCTGGCGCAACACGTACATCCCGAACCAGGCCAACGACGCGAGGGGCGACGGGTTCCACCGCAACGTCGGGCGGCGCCTCCAGCTCGGCGGCCCGGAGTGGATGTGCGAGGACACCAAGCTCTGGAACGAGAAGCAGCTCGGGTACGAGCGCCGGTACGACTCGGTCAACCGGACGAAGCAGCTCGCCATGGAGCTCAAGTCCGGCGGCTCACCCCTCAAGCTGGAGCAGCTCCGGGCTGACCAGGCCCTGATGCGGGGGTCGGGCTGGAAGGTGTACTACGTCTTCAGCCAGGAGCCGCTCCGCGGGCAGGTCCGGCTGATGGACCAGCACGGGATCAGGTACGTCGTGCTGGAGTCCACCGCGCGCCTGCAGAACCCGCCGGCCAAACCGGCCAACACGTCCCTGAACCCGGACCCGAACAAGCCGACCGGAGGGGCCGCCAAGGACCTCGCGGCGCGCTCCGGCCGGACAGCCGCCGACGCCCGCGAGGCGCGGCGCCTCGCGGACGACTTCGACGACGACCAGCGCCGCCAGGGCTTCGGCGCCCGGCGCCCGGGCGGTATCGACTGGACCTCGCTCGAGCTCCACTACGTGTCGGACGACCCGCAGACCAAGGACTTCGGGTACGCGTTCTCCGCGGCGGAGCTGCCGGACGACGGCGAGGCCGAGCCGGGCTTCGGGGGAGAGGCCGCGCTCGACCTCTCGTCGGACGCGCTGTTCACGTGGCTGGCCCTCGACCAGAGCCAGTTCTGGGTCAACCTGAACCCGGACTCGCCCGAGTCGATCATCGACCCGCAGTTCGCGACGACGGACGCGGGTCGCGTGCTGCTGCAGGCGGACCTGCGCTTCAAGGAGACGCAGTACGAGTACATGGACCCGGAGACCGAGCACGGCAAGGCCTTCTGGGACTCGATGGAGCGCACGTCGGAGGGCCTGATCTGCCACGGGTCCTACCGGATGTGGGTCGAGCCGAAGCCGGCCACCGTCCGGGAGGACGGCGACCAGCTCTACATCCTGGATGCGCCCCTGGCGGCCAGGTACGAGCCGATGGACATCGACTGGCGCCCGCCGGGGCAGGAGGAGGACTTCTGCGAGGACGCACCTCAGGACATCGTGGACCGCAACACCCGGCGCATCGCCGACACGTTCGCGCCGCTGCTGGAGCAGCGGGTGAACTCCGCCCCGGAGTACGCGGACCTCCGTCGCGTGTACACCTCACGGGTGGCCGCCCAGTGGCTCGAGGAGCGTGACGCCGAGCGTCCTGGCGCCTTCCACGACGTCATCGGCTCCGGTGACGTGTCGCCGTGGCCGGCGCGCACGGCGTGGGACCCGCAGGACGTCTTCGACGAGTACGTCCAGCAGCTGAGCACGCCGCTCTTCCGGTACGAGTGGACCTTCGGCGACATCGAGTACTGGATGGACATCGTGGGCGGGGTCACCCTGCCGGACACGCCTCGGGAGGCCATGCCTGCGGAGCAGTTCCAGCAGGAGCACCCGACCCTGCCGACGACCGTGCAGTCCTCGGTCCACGACGCGGTCAGCGTGCCGCTGGCCGCTCCGGCCGGCAACGCCCTGGGCACGTTCGCCGAGGACACGGAGAGCATGGCGTGGCTGGGTGGCGGGCCGATCGTCCAGCTCGCGCCCGAGCCGACCGACCCGCCGGACCCCGGCCCGACCGACCCCGGCCCGACCGACCCCGGCCCGACCGACCCCGGCCCCACCGACCCCGGTCCCACCGACCCGGGACCGGGCCCCGGTGACCCCGGCACCCCGCCGGGGGGCCGCGCCGACGGCCCGGCCGGGCCGCGCGGCGGCTCACCCCGCGAGGTCGTGGCCTGGGGCGGCGGGACGCTGCCCAGGACGGGGTTCTCGGAGCCGTGGATCGTCCCGACGGCGCTCGGGCTGATCCTGGCCGGCGGGGCGCTCCTGGTGCTGCGGCACCGCTGGACGCGGCGCCCGTGA
- a CDS encoding MFS transporter — translation MTTPTAPTRWRRDVTVFLTGQTFSLLGSMLVQYAIMWHLTLVTRSGTVMAVYAVVGFLPQAVVSVFGGVWADRLNRRALVIGADASIAATTLALAILMLSGYDDLWILYLAAAIRSAGAGIQTPAVGALLPQIVPTDKLMRVNGINGTIQSAMMLVAPALAAGMYAWASIEAIFFVDVVTALIGIGLLLLVPVPRLQRADQQAGVRGYLADLTDGVRYVARTPFVRWILAMWGLVFVLIVAPSFLTPLMVVRSFGDEVWKLTVNELAFSIGMTLGGVVVAWWGGLRNRVHMVVITTALFAVLNVGLGLSTNMWVFFGFMFLIGLGVPFFSTPTMTVLQEKVEPERLGRVFGFVGIVMAVAMPVGMAVFGPLADRYSVESLLVAAGVALMVVVVAGVALPSGRRAMAEAEAPAPQDEPLEDEPALRP, via the coding sequence ATGACCACCCCCACCGCACCCACCCGCTGGCGGCGCGACGTCACCGTGTTCCTCACGGGTCAGACGTTCTCGCTGCTCGGCTCGATGCTCGTGCAGTACGCGATCATGTGGCACCTCACGCTCGTCACGCGCTCCGGGACGGTCATGGCCGTCTACGCGGTCGTCGGCTTCCTGCCGCAGGCGGTGGTGTCGGTCTTCGGCGGCGTGTGGGCCGACCGGCTGAACCGCCGCGCGCTGGTCATCGGCGCCGACGCGTCCATCGCCGCCACCACCCTGGCGCTCGCGATCCTCATGCTGTCCGGCTACGACGACCTGTGGATCCTCTACCTGGCCGCCGCGATACGGTCCGCCGGCGCGGGCATCCAGACGCCCGCCGTCGGCGCCCTGCTCCCCCAGATCGTGCCGACCGACAAGCTCATGCGCGTCAACGGCATCAACGGCACCATCCAGTCCGCCATGATGCTCGTCGCGCCGGCGCTGGCCGCCGGCATGTACGCGTGGGCGTCGATCGAGGCCATCTTCTTCGTCGACGTCGTCACCGCGCTCATCGGCATCGGGCTGCTGCTGCTCGTGCCCGTGCCCCGCCTGCAGCGCGCCGACCAGCAGGCGGGCGTGCGCGGCTACCTCGCGGACCTCACCGACGGCGTGCGGTACGTCGCCCGAACACCGTTCGTGCGGTGGATCCTGGCCATGTGGGGCCTGGTGTTCGTGCTCATCGTCGCCCCGTCGTTCCTCACGCCGCTCATGGTGGTGCGCTCGTTCGGCGACGAGGTGTGGAAGCTGACGGTCAACGAGCTGGCCTTCAGCATCGGCATGACCCTGGGCGGCGTCGTCGTCGCGTGGTGGGGAGGCCTGCGCAACCGCGTGCACATGGTGGTCATCACCACCGCGCTGTTCGCCGTGCTCAACGTGGGGCTGGGCCTGTCGACGAACATGTGGGTCTTCTTCGGCTTCATGTTCCTCATCGGCCTGGGCGTGCCGTTCTTCTCCACCCCGACCATGACCGTGCTGCAGGAGAAGGTCGAGCCCGAGCGGCTGGGACGGGTGTTCGGGTTCGTGGGCATCGTCATGGCCGTCGCGATGCCCGTCGGGATGGCGGTGTTCGGGCCGTTGGCCGACCGGTACAGCGTCGAGTCGCTGCTCGTCGCCGCGGGCGTCGCGCTGATGGTCGTGGTGGTCGCCGGCGTCGCGCTGCCCTCGGGACGGCGCGCGATGGCCGAGGCCGAGGCGCCCGCGCCGCAGGACGAACCTCTCGAGGACGAACCCGCCCTTCGCCCCTGA
- a CDS encoding glycogen/starch/alpha-glucan phosphorylase — protein sequence MTENRANSTAPATAPQHSVEGFVKEFLRELHYGQGVTLERASVNDQYLALARTVREYLMARWLETVRRQRDAQAKSVAYLSAEYLLGRQLDNALLATDLSEIVEEGLASLGIELGTLREQEVEPGLGNGGLGRLAACFIDSLATMSVPCIGYGIRYEYGIFRQTFVDGFQVEKADSWLTLGAPWEFPHPEAAVTVHFGGSTERYTDDDGVERSRWVPTWDVRGVPYNYMVPGYQNGRVNTLRLWSAQATEAFDLAIFNSGEYVEAVRSQTFAENISKVLYPEDSTPQGKELRLQQQYFFVACSIRDFVENVLPADFDLHNLPERIIFQLNDTHPVIAVPELMRILVDEKKWDWDEAWAVTQKCFAYTCHTLLPEALEVWPVALLGKLLPRHLEIIYRINDDFLAEVAQRYPGDELRLRRMSIIAEHPERSVRMAFLATIAGSKVNGVAELHSQLLRDKVLPDFSEYWPDKFTNVTNGVTPRRFVRLANPALSDLITDAIGPGWITDLGRLREMEPLADDQEFREKFRAVKAHNKHRLSALLQRRDGITLPGDAMLDVMVKRLHEYKRQTLKVLHIVSLYERIVSGELDPTTIPPRVFAFGAKAAPGYKMAKQTIALINHVGRVVNADPRVKGALTVVFPPNYNVTLAETLIPAADLSEQISLAGKEASGTGNMKFALNGALTIGTDDGANVEIRELVGDENFFLFGLVEPEVDALVTAGYRPAEFYEENATLRRAIDLIASGAFAGGDRTVFEPIVSNLLHEDRFLVLADFQAYLDAQDRVDEAYRDTEAWTRSAILNVARSGFFSSDRAMWDYIDRIWHSRPVVSR from the coding sequence GTGACTGAGAACCGTGCCAACAGCACCGCGCCGGCGACGGCCCCGCAGCACTCCGTCGAAGGCTTCGTCAAGGAGTTCCTCCGGGAGCTGCACTACGGGCAGGGAGTCACCCTCGAGCGCGCCAGCGTCAACGACCAATACCTCGCTCTCGCGCGCACCGTCCGCGAGTACCTCATGGCGCGCTGGCTGGAGACGGTCCGGCGCCAGCGCGACGCGCAGGCCAAGTCGGTGGCGTACCTGTCGGCGGAGTACCTGCTCGGGCGCCAGCTCGACAACGCGCTCCTGGCCACCGACCTCTCGGAGATCGTCGAGGAGGGCCTCGCGTCCCTGGGCATCGAGCTCGGCACGCTGCGCGAGCAGGAGGTCGAGCCCGGCCTCGGCAACGGCGGCCTCGGGCGCCTCGCCGCCTGCTTCATCGACTCGCTCGCGACCATGAGCGTCCCGTGCATCGGCTACGGCATCCGCTACGAGTACGGCATCTTCCGCCAGACGTTCGTCGACGGGTTCCAGGTCGAGAAGGCCGACTCGTGGCTGACGCTCGGCGCGCCGTGGGAGTTCCCCCACCCGGAGGCCGCGGTCACCGTGCACTTCGGCGGGTCGACCGAGCGGTACACGGACGACGACGGGGTCGAGCGCAGCCGCTGGGTCCCGACGTGGGACGTGCGCGGAGTGCCCTACAACTACATGGTGCCGGGCTACCAGAACGGTCGCGTCAACACGCTGCGGCTCTGGAGCGCGCAGGCCACCGAGGCGTTCGACCTCGCGATCTTCAACTCCGGCGAGTACGTCGAGGCCGTGCGCTCGCAGACCTTCGCGGAGAACATCTCCAAGGTGCTCTACCCCGAGGACTCGACGCCCCAGGGCAAGGAGCTGCGGCTGCAGCAGCAGTACTTCTTCGTCGCGTGCTCGATCCGTGACTTCGTCGAGAACGTGCTGCCCGCCGACTTCGACCTGCACAACCTGCCCGAGCGCATCATCTTCCAGCTCAACGACACCCACCCGGTGATCGCCGTGCCGGAGCTCATGCGCATCCTGGTCGACGAGAAGAAGTGGGACTGGGACGAGGCCTGGGCCGTCACGCAGAAGTGCTTCGCGTACACGTGCCACACGCTGCTGCCGGAGGCGCTGGAGGTCTGGCCCGTCGCGCTGCTGGGCAAGCTGCTGCCGCGCCACCTCGAGATCATCTACCGCATCAACGACGACTTCCTCGCCGAGGTCGCGCAGCGGTACCCGGGTGACGAGCTGCGCCTGCGCCGCATGTCGATCATCGCCGAGCACCCCGAGCGCTCGGTGCGCATGGCCTTCCTCGCCACGATCGCGGGCTCCAAGGTCAACGGCGTCGCCGAGCTGCACTCGCAGCTGCTGCGCGACAAGGTGCTGCCGGACTTCTCGGAGTACTGGCCGGACAAGTTCACCAACGTGACCAACGGCGTCACGCCGCGCCGGTTCGTCCGCCTGGCCAACCCGGCGCTGTCGGACCTCATCACGGACGCCATCGGCCCCGGCTGGATCACCGACCTGGGGCGGCTGCGCGAGATGGAGCCGCTGGCCGACGACCAGGAGTTCCGCGAGAAGTTCCGTGCCGTGAAGGCGCACAACAAGCACCGGCTCAGCGCGCTGCTGCAGCGCCGCGACGGCATCACGCTCCCCGGGGACGCGATGCTCGACGTCATGGTCAAGCGCCTGCACGAGTACAAGCGCCAGACGCTCAAGGTGCTGCACATCGTGTCGCTCTACGAGCGGATCGTCAGCGGCGAGCTGGACCCCACGACGATCCCGCCGCGCGTGTTCGCGTTCGGTGCCAAGGCGGCTCCCGGCTACAAGATGGCCAAGCAGACGATCGCCCTCATCAACCACGTGGGCCGCGTCGTGAACGCCGACCCGCGCGTCAAGGGCGCGCTCACGGTCGTCTTCCCGCCCAACTACAACGTGACGCTGGCCGAGACGCTGATCCCCGCGGCCGACCTGTCCGAGCAGATCTCGCTGGCCGGCAAGGAGGCGTCGGGCACGGGCAACATGAAGTTCGCGCTCAACGGCGCACTCACCATCGGGACCGACGACGGCGCCAACGTCGAGATCCGCGAGCTCGTCGGCGACGAGAACTTCTTCCTGTTCGGCCTGGTCGAGCCGGAGGTCGACGCGCTCGTCACCGCCGGCTACCGCCCCGCGGAGTTCTACGAGGAGAACGCGACGCTGCGTCGCGCGATCGACCTCATCGCCTCGGGGGCGTTCGCTGGGGGTGACCGCACGGTCTTCGAGCCGATCGTGTCCAACCTGCTGCACGAGGACCGGTTCCTCGTCCTGGCGGACTTCCAGGCGTACCTCGACGCGCAGGACCGCGTCGACGAGGCCTACCGGGACACCGAGGCGTGGACCCGCTCGGCGATCCTCAACGTCGCGCGCTCCGGGTTCTTCTCCTCCGACCGGGCGATGTGGGACTACATCGACCGCATCTGGCACTCGAGGCCCGTCGTCTCGCGCTGA
- a CDS encoding PT domain-containing protein, whose product MTPNPLRRAAAIIALSVLAFSGTAVAAQAATVEPSPSPTVTAEPTAEPTDEPTAEPTDEPTDEPTDEPTDEPTAEPTDEPTDEPTDEPTDEPTAEPTAGTVPVPALTVTQPTCNGLNVVNTGRIAIAPASTVDWVVFNEGGSLYAASEEDIEGSSENPGDAGQFDVAPGEYYVFAFPGDDKEFTDLGAWVLIEPEFDTTIFQTINITPFAGTCPVETQLTDATKGGFTSPANVTRGGTLVLSGLPAGAVLRGYLFSVPTDLGVATVAADGTLRLTVPAAVTVGTHRVALYRADGTLLGWQYVEVLAGGQLAVTGVDPVAGVLGGVVLVAAGGALVLARRRLAS is encoded by the coding sequence GTGACCCCGAACCCCCTCCGGAGAGCGGCCGCGATCATCGCGCTCTCCGTCCTCGCCTTCAGCGGCACCGCCGTCGCGGCCCAGGCCGCCACGGTCGAGCCGAGCCCGTCCCCGACCGTCACCGCGGAGCCGACCGCCGAGCCGACGGACGAGCCCACCGCCGAGCCGACGGACGAGCCGACGGACGAGCCCACCGACGAGCCGACGGACGAGCCCACCGCCGAGCCGACGGACGAGCCGACGGACGAGCCGACGGACGAGCCGACGGACGAGCCCACCGCCGAGCCGACGGCCGGTACGGTCCCGGTCCCGGCCCTGACCGTCACGCAGCCGACCTGCAACGGCCTCAACGTCGTGAACACCGGCCGGATCGCCATCGCGCCGGCCTCGACGGTGGACTGGGTCGTCTTCAACGAGGGCGGCTCGCTGTACGCAGCCAGCGAGGAGGACATCGAGGGGTCCTCCGAGAACCCCGGCGACGCAGGCCAGTTCGACGTCGCGCCCGGCGAGTACTACGTCTTCGCGTTCCCCGGCGACGACAAGGAGTTCACGGACCTCGGTGCGTGGGTCCTGATCGAGCCCGAGTTCGACACCACCATCTTCCAGACGATCAACATCACCCCGTTCGCGGGGACGTGCCCCGTCGAAACGCAGCTGACGGACGCCACCAAGGGCGGCTTCACCAGCCCGGCGAACGTCACCCGGGGCGGCACGCTCGTCCTGTCCGGCCTGCCGGCCGGTGCGGTCCTGCGCGGCTACCTGTTCTCGGTCCCCACGGACCTCGGTGTCGCGACGGTGGCCGCTGACGGCACGCTGCGCCTGACGGTCCCCGCGGCCGTCACGGTCGGCACGCACCGCGTCGCGCTGTACCGCGCCGACGGCACGCTCCTCGGCTGGCAGTACGTCGAGGTCCTCGCCGGCGGGCAGCTCGCCGTCACCGGTGTCGACCCCGTCGCGGGCGTCCTCGGCGGCGTCGTGCTCGTCGCGGCCGGCGGTGCGCTCGTCCTGGCGCGTCGTCGCCTGGCGAGCTGA
- a CDS encoding LysR substrate-binding domain-containing protein yields MRLLLVPGTSPDRWARVWRERLPADPLQVVHAGAGEAVDAVLRGDVDAAVLRLPPTGVDTPPPGLPTTTPRTADGWAVVPMWTEQTVVVVRKDHVLTVVSEVDVPDLAGETLLLPGDDVLGWTPPGVDVLEVPDVPTGVDLVANGAGVLLVPHSLARLHDRRGTAVRVVPDAPGSPVVLVWRTDTEHAHVQELVGIVRGRTVGSSRGSGAQAPAPAPRREPRTPRPAPRRTPPRKRR; encoded by the coding sequence ATGAGGCTGCTCCTGGTGCCCGGCACGAGCCCCGACCGGTGGGCGCGGGTGTGGCGCGAGCGCCTGCCCGCCGACCCCCTGCAGGTCGTGCACGCCGGTGCGGGCGAGGCGGTCGACGCGGTCCTGCGCGGCGACGTGGACGCGGCCGTGCTGCGCCTGCCTCCCACCGGTGTGGACACGCCGCCCCCGGGCCTGCCCACGACGACGCCGCGCACGGCCGACGGCTGGGCCGTGGTGCCGATGTGGACCGAGCAGACCGTCGTCGTCGTGCGCAAGGACCACGTCCTGACCGTCGTGAGCGAGGTCGACGTGCCCGACCTGGCGGGCGAGACGCTGCTGCTCCCCGGTGACGACGTCCTCGGCTGGACGCCCCCGGGCGTCGACGTGCTCGAGGTCCCGGACGTGCCCACGGGCGTGGACCTCGTCGCGAACGGCGCGGGCGTCCTGCTGGTGCCGCACTCGCTGGCGCGCCTGCACGACCGCCGCGGCACCGCGGTGCGCGTCGTCCCCGACGCGCCGGGGTCACCTGTCGTGCTCGTCTGGCGCACGGACACCGAGCACGCGCACGTGCAGGAGCTCGTCGGCATCGTGCGCGGCCGCACCGTGGGCAGCTCGCGCGGCAGCGGCGCGCAGGCCCCGGCACCCGCGCCGCGGCGCGAGCCGCGCACGCCGCGCCCTGCTCCGCGGCGCACACCGCCGCGCAAGCGCCGCTGA
- the trmB gene encoding tRNA (guanosine(46)-N7)-methyltransferase TrmB, giving the protein MQYPIDVFTHRAPRAHEPVRTFQSRRSPLGVDRVDALERLFPRWGFSVDDPSAPPPRTPDGLLDTVALFGRAAPLVVEIGSGMGDATAAMAAADPRRDWLAVEAHLPGLAALLLLVERHGLTNVRVAHGDALRLLRADVAPGSLDAVHAFFPDPWPKTKHHKRRLVQPEHVGLLRARLRVGGTLHVATDWADYAEQMRDVLTGDPDLAGGVVPRPAHRPVTRFEQRGLDLGHEVTDVIVRRVR; this is encoded by the coding sequence GTGCAGTACCCGATCGACGTGTTCACCCATCGCGCGCCGCGCGCGCACGAGCCGGTGCGCACGTTCCAGTCCCGCCGGTCGCCCCTCGGGGTCGACCGGGTCGACGCGCTGGAGCGCCTGTTCCCCCGGTGGGGCTTCTCGGTCGACGACCCGAGCGCACCGCCGCCGCGCACGCCGGACGGCCTGCTCGACACGGTCGCACTGTTCGGCCGTGCGGCGCCGCTCGTCGTCGAGATCGGCTCCGGCATGGGCGACGCGACCGCCGCGATGGCCGCGGCCGACCCCCGCCGCGACTGGCTGGCCGTCGAGGCGCACCTGCCCGGTCTCGCGGCGCTGCTGCTCCTCGTCGAGCGCCACGGCCTGACGAACGTCCGGGTGGCCCACGGCGATGCGCTGCGGCTGCTGCGCGCCGACGTCGCCCCGGGCAGCCTCGACGCCGTGCACGCGTTCTTCCCGGACCCGTGGCCCAAGACCAAGCACCACAAGCGTCGCCTGGTCCAGCCCGAGCACGTCGGGCTGCTGCGCGCGCGGCTGCGCGTCGGGGGCACGCTGCACGTCGCCACCGACTGGGCGGACTACGCCGAGCAGATGCGGGACGTGCTGACGGGCGACCCGGACCTGGCCGGTGGCGTCGTGCCGCGGCCCGCGCACCGGCCGGTCACGCGCTTCGAGCAGCGGGGCCTCGACCTGGGCCACGAGGTCACCGACGTGATCGTGCGGCGCGTGCGATGA
- a CDS encoding VOC family protein, with product MTLTPDPWPAGVPSWADITVTDLGPTQRFYGGLLGWQLSVGGPETGGYVTATVDGKVVAGLRVSDVPQPAGWCVYLATDDVEASVARAVGAGASVVVGPMSVLRQGRMALLTDPTGALVGLWESVEHTGWELTDAPGSFVWAEQMSHDPDAARRFYTALFGYEQHDMSAPDFTYTSLSVGGTPAAGIGGYGPGAGDVPAAWTWYIAVEDADAIVPRVGELGGEVVSGPEDTPYGRMLLVRGPAGEVLALLQAPEEDVVA from the coding sequence ATGACGCTCACCCCCGACCCGTGGCCTGCCGGCGTGCCCAGCTGGGCGGACATCACCGTCACGGACCTCGGGCCGACGCAGCGGTTCTACGGCGGCCTGCTCGGCTGGCAGCTGAGCGTCGGGGGGCCCGAGACCGGCGGGTACGTCACCGCGACCGTCGACGGGAAGGTCGTCGCCGGCCTGCGGGTGTCGGACGTGCCGCAGCCCGCGGGCTGGTGCGTCTACCTGGCGACGGACGACGTGGAGGCGAGCGTGGCGCGCGCGGTCGGGGCGGGGGCCAGCGTCGTGGTGGGGCCGATGTCGGTGCTCCGGCAGGGCCGCATGGCGCTGCTCACGGACCCGACGGGCGCGCTCGTGGGGTTGTGGGAGTCGGTCGAGCACACCGGGTGGGAGCTGACCGACGCGCCGGGCTCCTTCGTGTGGGCCGAGCAGATGTCGCACGACCCGGACGCCGCCCGCCGCTTCTACACCGCCCTGTTCGGCTACGAGCAGCACGACATGAGCGCGCCGGACTTCACGTACACGTCGCTGTCCGTCGGCGGGACGCCCGCGGCCGGCATCGGCGGCTACGGTCCGGGCGCGGGCGACGTCCCGGCGGCGTGGACCTGGTACATCGCGGTCGAGGACGCGGACGCGATCGTGCCGCGCGTCGGCGAGCTCGGCGGGGAGGTCGTCAGCGGCCCGGAGGACACCCCCTACGGGCGGATGCTCCTGGTCCGCGGCCCCGCCGGTGAGGTGCTCGCCCTGCTCCAGGCGCCCGAGGAGGACGTCGTCGCCTGA
- a CDS encoding cation diffusion facilitator family transporter: MASDPRDEADPLVDAPEQGAGGESTLTVVLALTANVLIAVAKTVAAVVTGAASMLAEAAHSWADTGNEVLLLVAQRRAARPADPTHPFGYGREVYVWSMFAAIGLFAVGAGVSVTHGVHELTDPEPASDFRVAYAVLAVAFVLEGASFRQAWRQSRAEAAQRERGVLEQVLATSDPTVRAVFFEDSAALVGLVIAAGGIVANQVTGSPVPDAVGSILVGGLLAGVAYVLVVRNLRFLVGQAVDPALQAAALRALLQLPQVARVTQLWIEFVGARRVLLTGAVDLAGDPDEHEASRLLAEVEAAVRASPGVAGAMLSLSEPGEPSLVPPPVSAPRGGPSGSR; this comes from the coding sequence ATGGCATCCGACCCACGCGACGAGGCCGACCCGCTGGTCGATGCACCCGAGCAGGGCGCGGGCGGGGAGTCGACGCTCACCGTCGTCCTCGCGCTGACCGCGAACGTGCTGATCGCGGTGGCCAAGACGGTCGCGGCGGTCGTCACGGGTGCCGCCTCCATGCTGGCCGAGGCCGCGCACTCGTGGGCGGACACGGGCAACGAGGTGCTCCTGCTCGTGGCGCAGCGCCGCGCGGCGCGCCCGGCCGACCCCACGCACCCCTTCGGCTACGGGCGCGAGGTCTACGTGTGGTCGATGTTCGCGGCGATCGGGCTGTTCGCGGTCGGTGCGGGGGTCTCCGTCACGCACGGCGTCCACGAGCTGACGGACCCGGAGCCGGCGTCGGACTTCCGTGTCGCGTACGCGGTGCTCGCGGTGGCGTTCGTGCTCGAGGGCGCGTCCTTCCGGCAGGCGTGGCGGCAGAGCCGCGCCGAGGCGGCGCAGCGTGAGCGCGGCGTGCTCGAGCAGGTCCTGGCGACATCCGATCCGACGGTGCGTGCCGTGTTCTTCGAGGACTCGGCAGCGCTCGTCGGACTCGTGATCGCCGCCGGCGGGATCGTCGCGAACCAGGTGACCGGGTCCCCGGTGCCGGACGCCGTCGGGTCGATCCTCGTCGGCGGGCTCCTCGCCGGTGTCGCGTACGTGCTCGTCGTGCGCAACCTGCGGTTCCTCGTCGGGCAGGCCGTGGACCCCGCGCTGCAGGCCGCCGCGCTGCGGGCGCTGCTGCAGCTGCCGCAGGTCGCGCGGGTCACGCAGCTGTGGATCGAGTTCGTCGGCGCGCGCCGTGTGCTGCTCACCGGTGCGGTGGACCTGGCGGGCGACCCCGACGAGCACGAGGCGTCGCGTCTGCTCGCCGAGGTCGAGGCCGCCGTGCGTGCCAGTCCAGGAGTCGCCGGCGCGATGCTCTCGCTCTCCGAGCCCGGTGAGCCGTCGCTCGTCCCGCCGCCCGTCAGCGCGCCGCGAGGCGGGCCGTCAGGAAGTCGGTGA